The following are encoded together in the Bacteroidota bacterium genome:
- a CDS encoding alpha/beta hydrolase, with amino-acid sequence MNTIWNNLLVLILANFLLTWNLSVFGQEQDSCIWIITNRTINPPDEPGMFFGSKVDPQGRLRFVKGCKCPMERWNYQLRSDLNDLLQDMPSGKDIVVFVHGDYKAFDEAADRGLEIENTYDVNVLLFTWPSRLPESFGTKNFKNSQNNVRLSAGQFYNMLELIQEYKTAPDSPWKNSRLTMFHHSLGNYFLERVATDSSITINLQPGLFDNLVLNAAAVNAEGHEKWLEKINFARNIYVTSNKMDFNLNGVRFFTNDGKQLGERIYPPLAGNAIYINFTETVGFRTPTGASHTYFLGEIMEEIPNLREFYNTIFHGEQPDLSDTTLFRVNTEGLGYDLIR; translated from the coding sequence ATGAATACTATCTGGAATAACCTGCTTGTTTTGATTCTCGCTAACTTCCTGTTAACATGGAATCTGTCTGTATTCGGCCAGGAACAGGATTCCTGCATCTGGATCATCACCAACCGGACCATTAACCCACCGGACGAACCGGGAATGTTTTTTGGCAGCAAGGTTGACCCTCAGGGCCGGCTCAGGTTTGTCAAAGGTTGCAAATGTCCGATGGAAAGATGGAACTACCAGTTACGGAGTGATCTCAACGATCTTTTACAGGATATGCCTTCAGGAAAAGACATCGTGGTCTTCGTCCATGGAGATTATAAAGCTTTTGATGAGGCTGCGGACCGCGGATTGGAAATTGAAAACACATACGATGTAAATGTATTGCTTTTCACATGGCCTTCCAGACTTCCTGAATCGTTTGGCACGAAAAACTTTAAAAACTCACAAAATAATGTACGCTTGTCGGCCGGTCAGTTTTACAACATGCTTGAACTAATCCAGGAATACAAGACTGCCCCTGACAGTCCATGGAAAAACTCCCGGCTTACCATGTTCCATCACAGCCTGGGTAACTACTTCCTGGAAAGAGTTGCAACAGACAGCAGCATCACAATAAACCTGCAACCCGGCCTTTTCGACAATCTCGTACTTAACGCCGCGGCCGTGAATGCAGAAGGGCATGAAAAATGGCTGGAGAAGATCAATTTTGCGCGAAATATTTATGTGACCAGCAACAAAATGGATTTTAACCTTAACGGGGTAAGGTTCTTCACAAACGATGGAAAACAGCTTGGTGAACGCATTTATCCCCCGCTGGCCGGCAATGCAATATATATCAACTTCACCGAAACGGTTGGTTTCAGGACTCCAACCGGAGCTTCACACACCTATTTCCTGGGAGAAATAATGGAAGAAATACCCAACCTCAGGGAGTTTTACAATACCATTTTCCATGGAGAACAGCCTGATCTGAGTGACACAACCCTTTTCAGGGTCAATACGGAAGGACTTGGTTATGATTTAATCAGATGA
- a CDS encoding T9SS type A sorting domain-containing protein, producing MKNFTMLKSVVLVLSFLFSSFFIFGQSVLCVDRDGSFYSESFTDVWPRYQEVLDALGLTYDYFEVEDPANNGPDATAMNAYDIVLWFTGETWQESQTMTNDDEFNLLLYTSVNSGKLLLSAQDYLWDRYSSAGVLSSGSFPYDVLGLREVLQDVWNLDFPDTSVVAGVAGSLADGMLFGIEDLYTTESREGLYIDLMIDHAGQSLLEMSYAGSDSVTAIQYDAGNYRTIFSTVSLACVIQPTLRTELLERMFAWLMGTIGTREILPEQNLEILVYPNPVKDIVTIGTDVDIDELCIYNSMGQLVYQAEPGDYKVQVNLNGLNPGMYTILVNTQSGVKTSRMLVE from the coding sequence ATGAAAAATTTTACCATGCTTAAAAGCGTAGTTTTAGTCCTTTCTTTTTTGTTCAGCAGTTTCTTCATTTTTGGTCAGAGCGTTCTTTGTGTCGACAGGGATGGTAGTTTTTATTCTGAAAGCTTTACCGATGTCTGGCCACGTTACCAGGAAGTACTGGATGCCCTTGGACTGACCTACGATTATTTTGAAGTGGAAGATCCAGCCAACAACGGGCCGGATGCTACCGCCATGAATGCTTACGACATTGTTCTTTGGTTCACCGGAGAAACCTGGCAGGAGAGCCAGACCATGACCAATGACGATGAGTTTAACCTTTTACTATACACCAGCGTGAACAGTGGTAAATTGCTCCTTTCCGCACAGGATTACCTTTGGGACCGCTACAGCTCTGCCGGTGTATTGTCTTCAGGTTCTTTTCCTTATGATGTTCTGGGTTTAAGGGAAGTACTTCAGGATGTCTGGAATCTAGATTTTCCTGATACTTCAGTAGTAGCCGGTGTGGCAGGTTCCCTGGCTGACGGGATGTTATTCGGAATAGAAGACTTGTACACAACGGAATCCCGTGAAGGTTTATATATTGATCTGATGATTGACCATGCGGGACAAAGCCTTCTTGAGATGAGTTATGCAGGATCCGATAGTGTTACCGCTATTCAGTATGATGCCGGCAATTATCGCACCATTTTCTCAACGGTTTCACTTGCCTGTGTTATCCAGCCGACACTTAGGACAGAATTGTTGGAGCGGATGTTTGCATGGTTGATGGGCACAATTGGAACCCGGGAAATACTGCCGGAGCAAAACCTCGAAATATTGGTCTATCCAAATCCGGTGAAAGATATTGTGACTATCGGAACGGACGTGGATATAGATGAGTTGTGTATTTACAATTCGATGGGCCAACTGGTTTATCAAGCTGAACCGGGAGATTATAAGGTTCAGGTTAACCTTAACGGTTTAAATCCCGGGATGTACACCATTTTAGTGAATACTCAATCCGGGGTAAAGACTTCCAGGATGCTGGTTGAGTAG